A portion of the Choristoneura fumiferana chromosome 20, NRCan_CFum_1, whole genome shotgun sequence genome contains these proteins:
- the LOC141439036 gene encoding uncharacterized protein: MAIAFNLPSEREPSEEHFSRLNRLLAELYEVLCHILVSRQPGQETLTQDSRRGECPEANTPPYHLRCNSTYIVNLVMVVAIIKVSLASSLFNSIR; the protein is encoded by the coding sequence ATGGCTATAGCGTTCAACTTGCCGAGCGAGAGAGAGCCGTCAGAGGAGCACTTCTCTCGACTGAACAGGCTCCTGGCAGAGTTATACGAGGTCCTGTGCCACATCCTGGTGTCCCGCCAGCCTGGGCAAGAGACTCTGACCCAGGACTCGCGTCGAGGTGAGTGTCCCGAAGCTAACACACCACCTTACCACTTAAGATGCAATTCGACCTACATCGTGAACTTAGTGATGGTTGTCGCCATAATCAAAGTGTCCCTGGCTTCATCACTCTTCAATAGCATCAGATAA